Genomic DNA from Misgurnus anguillicaudatus unplaced genomic scaffold, ASM2758022v2 HiC_scaffold_26, whole genome shotgun sequence:
tgaattaatgctacgtagaattaaggtagttctgaaggcgaaatggggtcaaacacagtattagtatggtgttcctaataatcctttaggtgagtgtatatatttatagtcTACACAAGTTAAGTGGGGTAAGAACAATTTGGCAACTCCTATTCaactaacctgcatgttttgaCTGAAGCATCCGGAGTAAGAAACTGCCATCTCCccttgtctttaggaaaccaaagattttgttttcaacaaggtatttgttccagaagTCAGTATAGTCACTAGCCAGACTGATAAATATACGCTGTGACAATGCACATGTTGTGCATCCAATAAAACCATCTATTAttaatgcaaaggtcatgggttcgaaccagggaacacatatattacagataaaatgtatagcatgAATACAAGTAagtctctttggataaaagtgtctgcaacATGCATAAACGTTCATTTTTCATAATTTCTCATATTCCAAAATTGTTATGCAGAAATATCTTACAAATATGAAAAGAAATGCTGACAAATATTTGATAACACTGCACTACTTTAAAGTGGCCCTAaggaaaatgcaataaatagtgtatgtttataatataataatgtatTTACTGATTTAGCCATATACGaaatcaaaaacatcaaatatgAATTCCTGGAGGAAAAATAGGAGTTGATATCTACCTAAATATATTTCCTGAATATCTCTATATATGCACAGTTAAGCATACTGTAGCTGTCCTTAGATGAACTTAATTATATCAAACATCATAAAGAAGATCTACCCTCAATCTCTAACATGATCAATCAATGTCTCCACAGATCCCATGGCAGAGTTTGATATTTATTAAAGGTCTTTCTGAAAGAACAGGGTTAAGATAAAGACATGCGCTAGACAGACAGTAGCTTTGACTGACTGCTTTCACTACTGTTGCTATCTTTCACTATCCTTGCATTCCCTTTGAATAATAGGTATTCAGATCTGGCAATCCTGTCTCAGTTTATAATGTTAATGTCCACAGCCGTCCAAACTTTTTCTTTTCTGTGGTGTATTTTCGAAAGAGATAGGCATATGATAACCATTTATAGTACAACCCCAAATCAagaaaagttgggacactgtagaaattgtgagtaaaaaaagaatggaattatttaaatttgatctggcctcttattgctacctatCCCGACTTTTTTGGAATGCGTAGCTCTTATGAAATCCAAAAAAGGgccaatatttggcataaaACTTTATTGAatattcttaatatttttgaggaaaaagaTACATGGATTTAAATGTGAAATAGTGTTCCAGATGCTTTTTATTTgaataatacataaaataagaATTAAGGTGGAAACCAAAATGAGAAGAATGTAGATTTTTTCttataaaattttttttacagtagggCATTTAGAAAATGTGACCCTTCGTGCAATTTGACCTGCAAAGATAACACTTAggtccttcaaatgtggttaaataacaaatatggTCCTTCCCCATGTGACAACAGCCCCAATCTCCCCTATATAAGCTGCATGAGCGCTCCACGAGCTCACTATGCGCAGCGCAAGAGCGAAAGAGGAGCAGCATATCTGGTGACAGATTCGTACGGAACAGTCATTGTTGGGTGGACGTTTTACGCACAGGGGGATCTTTAATAACATGATGCACCAGTTTGAAGAATGCTAAAAAATTATATCGCACATGACATTTTATAGAAATAAGCACTGGTAACGGTATCGCATCAACAGATTCGTGCGCGTAAAGCCGTGCCATGCAGGGAAACGGGAGCTCGTTGGTACCCGGTCAGGCGCCATGCGGACCGGCTTTAGATGAAGGTGGTCTCCTGTCGAACCGGACCGCGGGGGTTCTCCAAAACCTCTCCCTTCGTTGCTGGCTTCAGCTGCTCTCCAAAGAGTCCGCGCCGGAGCTGTACGGCGACAGCGCCAACATGGCAATGCGCGTCGTAATCGCGCTCGTCTACCTGATTGTGTGCGCGCTGGGACTCGTCGGGAACCTTTTGGCGCTTTACCTGCTGCAGTCCCGCCACAGACTTAAGCAGTCATCCATCAACTGCTTCGTCATGAGTCTGGCCGTGACCGATCTCCAGTTCGTCCTGACGCTGCCTTTCTGGGCCGTGGACACTGCTTTGGATTTCCGATGGCCTTTTGGAAAGGTGATGTGCAAAATCATCAGCTCGGTGACCACCATGAACATGTACGCAAGTGTTTTTTTCTTGACCGCTATGAGCGTTGCGCGCTACTGTTCACTGTCCTCTTCCCTACGGATGCAGAATCCCAAGACGGCTTCGGTGGAGGTGAAATGGGCCAGTTTGGGCATCTGGGTAGTATCCGTGGTGGCCACCATACCCCATGCGGTGTACTCCACCACAGCGCAGATATCAGACGACGAACTGTGCCTGGTGCGCTTCTCGGACTCTGGAAGCTGGGACCCGCAGCTGCTGTTGGGTCTTTATCAGACCCAAAAGGTTCTTTTGGGGTTCGTTATTCCTCTTATCATCATCTGCGTTTGTTATCTCCTCCTGTTGCGCTTCGTCCTGCGGCGGCGCGTCAGCGGCATTCCCGGGTCAGACAGCGAAAGGGGGCGTCACAAGCGCCGCTCCAAAGTCACCAAATCCGTCACCATTGTAGTGCTGTCGTTTTTTCTGTGTTGGCTGCCCAACCAGGCTCTGACCCTTTGGGGGGTGCTTATAAAATTTGATCTGGTACCCTTCAGTAACGCATTCTATAACGCGCAAGCATACGCGTTCCCGATAACCGTGTGCCTTGCGCATACGAACAGCTGCCTGAACCCCGTGCTGTACTGCTTGATCAGACAGGAGTACCGAACCGGCCTTAAGAAACTGCTATTTAGGGCAACTCCATCCATTCGCAATCTGGCCAAACTGGTGTACAGAGGCAAGAAGGTGGCTGAAGCGCCACCTGGAGTGGCTGTGGTACCGTTGGAAATTGGGATGTGACAGATAACAGTATGGAGAAAAGAACATTGAGAACATCTGAAAATTCACATCAATCTCTCTTGCAACGTGGATTTGCAAACAGTTGAAATTAAGGCATATAAATGTCAAATGTTGGAACACACAGTGTCTtgaatatatgaatatatatatgaatatatttccaaaaatggCATTTGTAggctatttgtttgtttgtttaactgCATGAGCTGGAGTGGATAGCGAGGAAGCCAACTGACTTTCTATCTCAAACGTTTTTATCTAAACTAGAGATAAATATAATTGTAtgattttcatacatttttaaaagaaataaatgttCCTAAAAGTCTATTGACAGTCggcataaagaacctttaatatGCTGTGTTGCACAACGTTTCTTTGTACAGAAAAAACAATGAACACCAACAATAAAGaacataatgataaaatgtatagactgaatgcactgtaggctactgaaagttgctttgtataaaagtgtctgccaattgcataaatgttattataaatgtaattgtaaagaaaatgtctttataataataactttatttttatgagtGTATGCTTCTCTCttatcatcaaaaaaaaaaaaaaaaaaaaaaaaaaacacgcacACACCCCACATAGACTATTTATAAAGCCACCCAAATGCACCTGTAAAAGTAAATGAGTGTTCAAAGCTTGAATCTAGACATTTAAAATTAatctaacatttatttattttttattcttcatgcattattattattattatggaaCACCGTAAAtaattgtaataaaaatatGTGTGTCTGAACTGTATATGCAGTGTAAAATTAGGACGTGAATAATTGATTAATTATTCCACGGCTATTCAGACCATCCTAAAAACATCATCATCTTCGCAGTTTTTCCAAAGCTAAAATCAgtttcagtaaaatgaaaaagGACAGGAACATATTTAGACCAGATTCATTATCTCCTTGCACTTTGTGGACCTTAAAGGGACAAAGACAGAATATAAAACATGTGTGCTCATCTGAGGAGGGGGTGTTTTTTTGTCCTTGGGTGTTCACTTGACACAAACGCTGATGTACAGAATGCATTCAGAGCACAATCTGTACATCACACTGTCTGCTCTTGTGGAGTTTCCatgtgtaattttttaacacaaaatctgTTTTTCTATCACATGTTAATCTTCTGCTGACATTTTAACTGCAGTACTTGACTTTACTCAGCTGTATTTGGCTCggtgtaaataaaaatctttctaaGCAAATCATCATTTCGTCTGGCTTCTATTTTACAATgagaacattttaaataaaatgtgtttgttcaTGAAGTTTCAGACCCTTTTATAATGAATAACCTTTGGATAGAAATGTTCTGTGAAAGTTAAAGATTCTTTATGGAATCATTCTGCCAGACCAAAAAccttcattttaaaaaatatatttttagttttaaaaatgGCTTTTGGTAAGCTCTCAGGAAAATGTAAATGAAGGTAAGTTGTCACTTCGGCTGTacctttttaaattatatacaCTTAAaaggcagtgcttctcaaacttTTTAGCATGCTCCTTCTTGTGTATGATGCATCCCTTCGTGgtccccccaaagaaaatgtatgacataaacatttaaaaacttaaaatttaaattaaacaaaacatattaaattatacaatttagTGATGTTGGTAAGAAgctttatttttctgaggttaaATTATGAAGAATTTATGATACATTAAacaactagtatttttttacttttacttaagtaaattaaaagtacacatttttatgtaattacacagcaaaaaatgattttcaagaaaaaatttgtattatttttgtcttgttttcagtaaaaatatctaaaagttcttaaattaagatgctttttcttgatgagcaaaacgacccaagaaaataagtctagtttttagatcaaaaatataaaatttaagtgattttgtgcataaaacaagcaaaaaaaaaaaaccattttTCTTCAAccaattcaagaaaaatttaagaaaaatttgcttaccccattggcagatttatttgcttgttttatgcacaaaatcacttaaatttgatatttttggtctaaaaactagacttattttcttgggtcggtttgctcatcaagaaaagcatcgtaattttacatttttagatacttttactgaaaataagacaaaaatactaaaaattttttcttgaaaatcattttctgCAGtgtaggtattaaatcaattttaatttgcaatataaaagcaatacaaaatacactgtaaaaaatgtgctgtaattatgcagctggttgccagtaacttactgtagaagataaaaactgaaaatgttttatgtttatttaactttgaacaaactcttgccagtaaataacataaatgtaaaattgacagtaagttactggcagctagttgccagtaatacccagtaatactgtaatttctacagaatttttttacagtgtatgattctatgctttagaatgtagtgacatttttttagtaaagtaaagtacATTTTATCCCAAGACAAAGAccctgataaagcacagatgcttgaaaaatgtacttaaaatactcaagtagtgtccgcttctgcccatcatgcattgcagaatgcataaatgtactgCTACTGTTATATGaatgttgtttgttttcttcATTTATAACTCTGCAGTTGTTTTTGTTATCATTGTTGCTTTTTTTTTGTGAGCTCATCTTTTCAGTTTTGTTTAATGTCACTATTATTAAGATTTGTGTGGAGGTCTCTGTGTGAAGTTGAAACCTTTGCTTTATTTGATGTTATCAACGTGGCCTCTTTTTTGAAAAGCAAAAATTGC
This window encodes:
- the LOC141362413 gene encoding relaxin-3 receptor 1-like; the encoded protein is MQGNGSSLVPGQAPCGPALDEGGLLSNRTAGVLQNLSLRCWLQLLSKESAPELYGDSANMAMRVVIALVYLIVCALGLVGNLLALYLLQSRHRLKQSSINCFVMSLAVTDLQFVLTLPFWAVDTALDFRWPFGKVMCKIISSVTTMNMYASVFFLTAMSVARYCSLSSSLRMQNPKTASVEVKWASLGIWVVSVVATIPHAVYSTTAQISDDELCLVRFSDSGSWDPQLLLGLYQTQKVLLGFVIPLIIICVCYLLLLRFVLRRRVSGIPGSDSERGRHKRRSKVTKSVTIVVLSFFLCWLPNQALTLWGVLIKFDLVPFSNAFYNAQAYAFPITVCLAHTNSCLNPVLYCLIRQEYRTGLKKLLFRATPSIRNLAKLVYRGKKVAEAPPGVAVVPLEIGM